One stretch of Chryseobacterium fluminis DNA includes these proteins:
- a CDS encoding acyl-CoA dehydrogenase family protein: protein MNTETIDNIKMIAETAKEFAEKNIRPNIMEWDESQTFPKDLFHELGEMGFMGIVIPEQYGGSGLGYHEYVTILDEISQVDPSIGLSVAAHNSLCTNHIYEFGNEEQRHRWLPQLASGKVIGAWGLTEHNTGSDSGGMSTTAVKDGDEWIINGAKNFITHAISGDIAVVMTRTGEIGAKNNSTAFVLEKGMPGFTSGKKENKLGMRASETAELIFDNVRVPDANRLGEVGEGFKQAMKILDGGRISIAALSLGTARGAYKAALKYAKERKQFGKSISEFQAINFMLADMATEIDAAELLIQRASTLKNAKQKMTKEGAMAKLYASEACVRIANNAVQIFGGYGYTKDFPAEKYYRDSKLCTIGEGTSEIQRLVIGRDITK from the coding sequence ATGAATACAGAGACTATTGACAACATTAAAATGATAGCGGAAACAGCAAAAGAATTTGCTGAGAAAAATATTAGACCGAACATTATGGAATGGGACGAAAGCCAGACTTTCCCTAAAGACTTATTCCATGAGTTGGGAGAGATGGGGTTCATGGGAATCGTTATTCCTGAACAATATGGCGGTTCTGGTCTGGGTTATCATGAGTATGTTACGATATTAGACGAGATCTCCCAGGTTGATCCGTCAATCGGGCTTTCTGTAGCGGCACACAATTCACTCTGCACCAACCATATTTACGAGTTCGGAAATGAAGAGCAAAGACACCGATGGCTCCCTCAGTTAGCTTCCGGTAAGGTAATCGGGGCATGGGGACTTACGGAACACAATACAGGTTCTGACTCAGGAGGAATGTCTACAACTGCCGTAAAAGATGGCGACGAATGGATCATTAATGGAGCTAAAAACTTCATTACCCACGCTATTTCAGGAGATATTGCTGTGGTAATGACCAGAACAGGAGAAATCGGCGCTAAAAATAATTCAACCGCTTTTGTACTGGAAAAAGGAATGCCTGGTTTTACTTCAGGTAAAAAGGAAAATAAACTGGGAATGAGAGCTTCCGAAACAGCAGAATTAATTTTTGATAATGTCCGTGTACCGGATGCCAACAGACTGGGAGAAGTAGGAGAAGGATTTAAACAGGCTATGAAAATTCTGGATGGCGGCAGAATCTCGATCGCTGCTTTGAGTTTAGGTACCGCAAGAGGGGCTTATAAAGCTGCTTTAAAATATGCTAAAGAAAGAAAGCAGTTCGGAAAATCGATTTCAGAATTCCAGGCAATCAATTTTATGCTGGCAGATATGGCCACCGAGATCGATGCAGCAGAATTACTGATCCAGCGAGCCTCTACACTGAAAAATGCGAAGCAGAAAATGACCAAAGAAGGCGCTATGGCAAAGCTATATGCATCCGAAGCCTGCGTAAGAATTGCCAATAATGCAGTTCAGATTTTCGGAGGATATGGATATACGAAAGATTTTCCAGCTGAAAAATATTACAGAGATTCTAAATTGTGTACCATCGGTGAAGGGACGTCAGAAATCCAGAGACTTGTGATCGGCAGAGACATCACAAAATAA
- the leuC gene encoding 3-isopropylmalate dehydratase large subunit, whose product MDNSKKTLFDKVWDAHVVETIPDGPQIIYIDRHLIHEVTSPQAFAELETRNLEIFRPRQIVATADHNVPTLDQDKPIRDDSSRNQVEQLTQNCRKNNIELYGLGHPYQGIVHIIAPELGFTQPGMSIVCGDSHTSTHGAFGSIAFGIGTSQVAQVFASQCLLLNKPKSMRVNVNGKLNKNVQPKDVILYIISKIGTDSGTGYFCEYAGNVFEEMSMEGRMTVCNMSIEMGARGGMIAPDDTTLDYVKGRPFAPEGEEWEEKSAYWKTLKTDEGARFDAEYNFDASDIYPMITYGTNPGMGISIHQKIPVPQNESEEKALKYMGLTAGQALSDIKVNHVFIGSCTNARIEDFRSAADYIRGKRKSAHVQALIVPGSQQVVRQILEEGLDKIFNEAGFQIRQPGCSACLAMNDDKIPDGEYCVSTSNRNFEGRQGQGARTILASPLTAAKVAVEGRISIFENLN is encoded by the coding sequence ATGGATAACAGTAAAAAAACACTTTTTGACAAAGTCTGGGATGCCCATGTTGTAGAAACCATCCCGGATGGACCACAGATTATATATATCGACCGACACCTGATCCATGAAGTAACAAGTCCACAGGCATTTGCTGAGCTGGAAACCAGGAATCTCGAAATATTCAGGCCCCGGCAGATTGTGGCGACAGCAGATCATAATGTACCGACGCTGGATCAGGATAAACCGATACGCGATGACTCTTCACGGAATCAGGTGGAGCAGTTAACGCAAAACTGCAGGAAAAATAATATTGAATTGTACGGACTAGGGCACCCGTACCAGGGAATTGTGCACATTATCGCCCCGGAATTAGGCTTTACGCAGCCCGGAATGAGCATTGTCTGTGGCGACAGTCATACTTCCACACACGGCGCTTTTGGTTCTATCGCATTCGGAATCGGCACCAGCCAGGTAGCGCAGGTCTTTGCAAGTCAGTGCCTGTTGCTGAATAAACCTAAATCCATGAGAGTGAATGTCAACGGGAAACTCAATAAAAACGTCCAGCCCAAAGATGTGATTCTCTATATTATTTCAAAAATAGGAACCGACAGCGGAACAGGGTATTTCTGTGAGTATGCCGGAAATGTTTTTGAAGAAATGTCTATGGAAGGGCGGATGACCGTCTGCAATATGAGCATTGAAATGGGCGCGCGGGGCGGAATGATCGCGCCTGATGATACAACCTTAGACTACGTAAAGGGCAGACCTTTTGCTCCTGAGGGAGAAGAATGGGAAGAAAAATCAGCCTACTGGAAAACTCTGAAAACTGATGAAGGAGCCAGGTTTGATGCCGAATACAATTTTGATGCTTCAGACATTTACCCGATGATTACCTATGGAACCAATCCGGGGATGGGAATTTCCATTCATCAGAAGATTCCGGTGCCTCAGAATGAATCTGAAGAGAAAGCTTTGAAATATATGGGCCTGACGGCCGGACAGGCACTCTCCGATATCAAAGTCAATCACGTGTTTATCGGAAGCTGTACCAATGCAAGGATCGAAGATTTCCGGTCTGCAGCGGATTACATCAGGGGGAAAAGGAAGTCGGCGCATGTTCAGGCACTTATTGTTCCTGGATCTCAACAGGTGGTGAGACAAATCTTAGAGGAAGGTCTGGATAAGATCTTTAACGAAGCCGGTTTTCAGATAAGGCAGCCGGGATGCTCTGCCTGTCTGGCCATGAACGATGATAAAATTCCCGATGGTGAATATTGTGTCTCGACCTCCAACAGAAATTTTGAAGGAAGACAGGGGCAGGGAGCGAGAACGATCCTGGCAAGTCCTCTCACGGCTGCAAAAGTTGCCGTCGAAGGCAGGATTTCAATATTTGAAAATTTAAATTAA
- a CDS encoding nucleoside triphosphate pyrophosphohydrolase family protein → MDKIDSLNQVAEFHTTFKAPILDTPQIPSPERCALRVDLLQEELNELKQAIADHDIVEIADALCDLQYVLSGAVLEFGLGSKFVELFNEVQRSNMSKACDNEEQAQETVEFYKAKEVESFYEKSGEKYNVYRKADHKVLKNKYYSPADLKQIIEK, encoded by the coding sequence ATGGATAAAATTGACAGTCTGAACCAGGTAGCAGAATTCCACACCACTTTTAAAGCCCCGATTTTAGATACCCCACAGATCCCTTCCCCGGAAAGATGCGCTCTCAGAGTTGATCTTTTACAGGAAGAGTTAAACGAACTAAAACAGGCCATCGCAGATCATGATATCGTAGAAATTGCTGATGCTCTCTGTGATTTACAGTATGTACTGAGCGGTGCGGTCCTGGAATTCGGCCTTGGCAGCAAATTTGTAGAGTTGTTCAACGAAGTTCAGCGTTCCAATATGTCCAAAGCTTGTGATAACGAAGAACAGGCACAGGAAACCGTTGAATTCTACAAGGCTAAAGAAGTGGAATCTTTTTATGAAAAGTCCGGAGAAAAGTATAATGTCTACCGAAAAGCAGATCATAAAGTGCTGAAAAATAAATACTACTCTCCTGCCGATTTAAAGCAAATTATCGAAAAATAA
- a CDS encoding DUF4230 domain-containing protein: MKNYRIIIPFIAGAAIMLLLFLGLKSCLNPSKKTEKSDYYILTNQISKMNKMVVLEQNTSAMQKTKMGYEFFGKEVTSNSIITYTKTNAQVSYDLNKMKIKVDSVNKKLVITELPNADIRITPSVEIQSMDDSFINRISEKDIKNVTQKAKETALKSIDQNKLRDEGHKQLMENLNNIFVLAKALNYSIEDQTGKLGILGL; this comes from the coding sequence TTGAAAAATTATAGAATCATCATCCCGTTTATTGCAGGAGCAGCGATTATGCTACTTCTGTTTCTAGGGTTAAAATCATGCCTCAATCCCAGCAAGAAAACTGAAAAATCAGATTATTATATTCTGACCAATCAGATCTCGAAAATGAATAAAATGGTCGTTCTCGAGCAGAATACCTCTGCGATGCAGAAGACTAAAATGGGTTATGAATTTTTCGGAAAGGAAGTGACGAGTAACAGTATCATCACCTATACCAAGACCAACGCACAGGTGTCTTATGATTTAAATAAAATGAAAATCAAGGTGGATTCTGTCAATAAAAAACTGGTGATCACGGAACTGCCCAATGCTGATATAAGAATTACACCTAGCGTTGAAATCCAGTCGATGGATGATTCTTTTATCAACAGGATTTCTGAAAAAGATATAAAAAACGTTACTCAGAAGGCTAAAGAAACGGCCCTTAAATCTATTGATCAAAACAAATTACGAGATGAAGGCCATAAGCAATTAATGGAAAATCTCAATAATATTTTCGTTTTGGCAAAGGCTTTGAACTACAGTATAGAAGACCAGACCGGTAAGCTGGGTATTTTAGGACTTTAA
- a CDS encoding TlpA family protein disulfide reductase, whose translation MRKLITNITVISGLFLTTQQFHAQKVVVNREVETANDGKMLLGNQLKEQFLKAPYADWYVKEHDEYVLDQKAIGELKKQKINSYSITVFMGTWCEDSHRDFPRLMKILEEVKYPDSKLTIIAVNRKKEAPGGEEGRYNIHKVPTIIVQKYGKEIGRIIEMPVSGYIERDLVNILKKDDQSVIKEIFNK comes from the coding sequence ATGAGAAAACTGATCACAAATATCACCGTCATTTCAGGATTGTTTTTAACTACTCAACAGTTCCACGCCCAGAAAGTCGTAGTAAACCGGGAAGTCGAAACAGCGAACGACGGTAAAATGCTTCTGGGAAACCAACTGAAAGAACAGTTTTTAAAAGCACCTTATGCGGATTGGTATGTAAAGGAGCACGACGAATATGTCCTTGACCAGAAAGCAATCGGTGAACTTAAAAAGCAAAAGATAAACTCTTATTCGATTACCGTTTTTATGGGAACCTGGTGTGAAGACAGTCACAGGGATTTTCCGAGACTGATGAAGATCCTGGAAGAGGTAAAATATCCCGATAGCAAACTGACCATTATTGCCGTGAACCGCAAAAAGGAAGCTCCGGGTGGCGAGGAAGGAAGATATAACATTCACAAAGTACCTACGATCATTGTTCAGAAATATGGCAAGGAAATTGGAAGGATCATAGAAATGCCTGTTTCAGGATATATTGAAAGAGATCTGGTGAACATCTTAAAGAAAGATGACCAATCTGTGATCAAAGAAATATTTAATAAGTAG
- the leuB gene encoding 3-isopropylmalate dehydrogenase, with protein MSKNFKIAVLPGDGIGPEVIGESMKVLDAISEVFHCTFEFKYGLVGADAIFKTGNPLPDETLELCKESDAVLFGAIGDPSFDNNPDAKVRPEQGLLKLRKELGLFANIRPLKTYASLMDKSPLKHEIMNGTDIQIFRELVSGIYFGEKYTDEEGQYAYDVCKYSREEIAPIVHMAFKEAQKRRKRLTLIDKANVLDTSRLWRKVSKEIAAEYPDVELDFMFVDNAAMQLILNPKQFDVIVTENMFGDIISDEASVIGGSIGLLPSASIGNENAMFEPIHGSYPQAKGKGIANPIASILSTAMMLDYLGLDEAASKLRSSVEFAIDNKYVTIDLNAQQPYSTGEVGSFIADHIKFSEKSYYNFENVKIGKSTIV; from the coding sequence ATGAGCAAAAATTTTAAAATAGCAGTGCTTCCTGGCGACGGAATCGGTCCGGAGGTAATCGGGGAAAGCATGAAGGTCTTAGACGCTATCAGTGAAGTTTTTCACTGCACATTCGAATTTAAATATGGACTTGTGGGTGCTGATGCGATCTTTAAAACAGGAAATCCGCTGCCTGATGAAACGCTGGAACTCTGTAAAGAATCTGACGCAGTACTTTTCGGAGCCATCGGGGATCCTTCTTTTGATAATAACCCCGATGCAAAGGTGCGACCGGAGCAGGGCCTTTTAAAGCTCAGAAAAGAACTGGGGCTTTTTGCCAATATCCGGCCTTTGAAAACGTATGCTTCACTAATGGATAAAAGTCCGTTAAAACATGAAATCATGAACGGGACTGATATTCAGATTTTCAGGGAGCTGGTAAGCGGAATTTATTTTGGAGAAAAGTACACCGATGAAGAAGGACAGTACGCCTATGATGTCTGTAAGTACAGTCGCGAAGAAATTGCCCCTATTGTGCATATGGCGTTTAAGGAGGCACAAAAGCGCAGAAAAAGACTGACCCTAATTGATAAAGCCAATGTGTTGGATACCTCGCGGTTATGGAGGAAGGTGAGTAAAGAAATTGCTGCAGAATATCCTGATGTTGAGCTTGATTTTATGTTCGTGGATAATGCAGCCATGCAGTTGATTTTAAATCCCAAACAATTTGATGTTATTGTAACCGAAAATATGTTTGGTGATATTATTTCAGATGAAGCGAGTGTGATCGGAGGTTCAATAGGATTGCTCCCTTCTGCTTCCATCGGGAATGAAAATGCGATGTTTGAACCTATTCACGGCTCTTATCCTCAGGCCAAAGGAAAGGGAATTGCCAACCCTATAGCATCTATTCTGAGTACGGCCATGATGCTTGACTATCTGGGACTGGATGAGGCGGCTTCCAAATTGAGAAGTTCTGTAGAATTTGCAATTGACAATAAGTATGTTACGATAGATCTGAATGCTCAGCAGCCGTATTCTACAGGTGAGGTAGGGAGTTTTATTGCGGATCATATTAAATTTTCTGAAAAGTCATATTACAATTTTGAAAACGTAAAGATCGGAAAATCTACAATTGTTTAA
- a CDS encoding reprolysin-like metallopeptidase: MKKQLSLIGMLFLSGISFAQTDRLWTVSSGKSSEIIENKANINNPRIYSLDINGLKNALAKAPKRLAAGEKSEIIISFPNSEGRMENFKVRENSNFDPALAAKYPDIRSYVGEGLEDSNSTVYFSISPLGLSSMEIYGDKSAVFIEPYTKDLSTYVVYRKSDKKDDLNTFECTVIDVAQKGTVNTNVAARPNADDAQLRTFRLALSCTGEYTAYFGGTKANALAAMNNTMTRVNGVFEKDFAARMVLISNNDAVIYTSASTDPYSAASGMNSWNSQLQSTLTSVIGEANYDIGHLFGASGGGGNAGCIGCVCTNGSKGSGYTSPADAIPSGDNFDIDYVAHEMGHQFGGNHTFSHTNEGTGVNMEPGSGSTIMGYAGITGQDIQPHSDSFFHAVSIQQITNNIKNKTCPVSTGTGNSIPTANAGADYTIPKGTPFMLTGSGTDANGDSLTYIWEQMDNASSSQTGASSAASATKATGPTFRSWTPQTTPVRYFPRMASILTGATTTAGSEITVEALSNVARTYNFRFTVRDNRAGGSGNNSDDAVITVNGTAGPFSVSSQNSAITYAGGSSQTVTWNVAGTTANGVNAANVDILWSANSGTTWTTLLAGTPNDGTQTVTVPNVTTTTGRIMVKGSNHIFFDVNNANITVNAGSGGSDTTAPTAPVLAASGTTSTSTNLSWSGATDNVGVTGYEIYLNGNLSGSTASTTYTVTGLTPSTTYSFTVKAKDAAGNPSTSSNAVSVTTLAGSSVSYCSASANNTADERIGNVKFGTINNTSTSTAGYENFTSVSTSVNRGTSYAISVTPAWTSTVYSEAYAVYIDYNGDGDFTDSGELAWSKTGSTTSPATGSITIPATAALGSTRMRVMMQYSSVPSSSCGTYTYGQVEDYTLNIVSSGRGDLSGTKELITDIKLYPNPVQNVLNISNTTSEEYRIFDMGGKLIDSGNLQRGSVNVSNLIKGAYMIQIGEVSKRFIKN, translated from the coding sequence ATGAAAAAACAATTATCGTTGATTGGAATGCTGTTTTTATCAGGCATTTCTTTTGCGCAGACAGATCGTCTCTGGACAGTAAGCTCCGGAAAATCATCAGAAATTATTGAAAACAAGGCTAACATCAATAACCCGAGGATTTACAGTCTCGACATCAACGGGTTGAAAAACGCTTTGGCAAAAGCTCCTAAAAGATTGGCCGCGGGAGAAAAATCGGAAATCATTATTTCCTTTCCGAATTCAGAAGGAAGAATGGAAAATTTTAAAGTAAGGGAAAATTCAAACTTTGATCCTGCCCTTGCTGCAAAATATCCGGACATTAGATCTTACGTGGGAGAAGGACTTGAGGATTCCAATTCTACAGTCTATTTCAGTATTTCACCGCTGGGACTCTCTTCGATGGAAATTTACGGTGATAAGTCTGCTGTCTTTATTGAACCCTATACAAAAGATCTTTCGACGTATGTCGTTTACCGAAAATCAGACAAAAAAGACGATCTTAATACATTTGAATGTACCGTGATCGATGTTGCCCAGAAAGGAACCGTCAATACCAATGTTGCTGCAAGACCGAATGCGGATGATGCCCAATTGAGAACGTTCAGGCTTGCCCTTTCCTGCACCGGAGAGTATACCGCATATTTCGGGGGAACAAAAGCCAATGCTTTGGCAGCAATGAACAATACCATGACCCGTGTAAACGGCGTTTTTGAAAAGGACTTTGCCGCCAGAATGGTTTTAATTTCCAATAATGATGCGGTTATTTATACGAGTGCTTCCACAGATCCTTATTCTGCTGCTTCGGGAATGAACAGCTGGAATTCACAGTTGCAGTCTACTTTAACATCGGTTATCGGTGAAGCCAACTATGATATCGGACACTTATTCGGAGCCTCCGGAGGCGGAGGAAATGCAGGATGTATCGGCTGTGTCTGCACCAACGGCTCAAAAGGCAGCGGATATACCTCTCCGGCAGATGCTATTCCTTCGGGAGACAATTTTGATATTGACTATGTTGCGCATGAAATGGGGCATCAGTTTGGCGGAAATCATACATTTTCCCATACCAATGAAGGCACAGGGGTGAATATGGAGCCGGGCTCAGGATCTACAATCATGGGGTATGCAGGAATCACAGGTCAGGATATCCAGCCGCATTCGGATTCCTTCTTCCATGCAGTCAGTATACAGCAGATTACTAATAATATCAAGAACAAAACCTGTCCGGTAAGCACAGGCACCGGAAACTCAATTCCAACCGCCAACGCAGGTGCTGATTACACCATTCCTAAAGGCACACCGTTCATGCTTACAGGATCAGGAACCGATGCCAACGGAGATTCTTTAACGTATATCTGGGAGCAGATGGATAACGCATCCTCTTCCCAGACGGGCGCAAGCTCAGCCGCAAGTGCCACGAAAGCCACAGGACCTACTTTCAGATCATGGACACCACAGACGACGCCTGTGAGATATTTCCCGAGAATGGCTTCCATTCTGACAGGAGCTACAACAACGGCAGGTTCAGAAATTACAGTTGAAGCGCTTTCCAATGTGGCAAGAACCTATAATTTCAGATTTACTGTTCGTGATAACAGAGCCGGAGGTTCAGGAAATAATTCTGACGATGCAGTTATTACCGTTAACGGTACCGCGGGGCCATTCAGTGTAAGTTCTCAGAATTCAGCAATCACGTATGCCGGAGGAAGTTCTCAGACCGTGACCTGGAACGTAGCAGGAACTACAGCCAACGGTGTAAACGCAGCGAACGTAGACATCCTGTGGTCTGCCAACTCAGGTACTACCTGGACTACCCTTCTTGCCGGTACTCCCAACGACGGAACACAGACTGTTACCGTCCCGAATGTTACCACGACAACCGGCAGAATTATGGTAAAGGGCTCCAATCATATTTTCTTTGATGTCAATAACGCAAATATTACTGTAAATGCAGGATCAGGAGGATCAGATACCACTGCTCCGACAGCACCTGTACTTGCAGCTTCAGGCACTACTTCTACAAGCACAAATCTTTCCTGGTCAGGAGCAACGGACAATGTCGGGGTTACAGGATATGAAATTTATTTAAACGGAAATTTATCCGGCTCCACAGCTTCCACTACCTATACTGTAACAGGTTTAACTCCCTCTACGACCTACAGTTTCACGGTAAAAGCTAAAGATGCAGCTGGAAACCCATCTACTTCAAGCAATGCCGTAAGCGTAACAACGCTGGCAGGAAGTTCTGTTTCCTATTGTTCAGCATCGGCAAACAATACAGCAGATGAAAGAATCGGAAATGTCAAGTTCGGAACCATCAACAATACCTCGACAAGTACTGCGGGCTACGAGAATTTCACCTCCGTTTCTACCAGCGTAAACAGAGGTACATCGTATGCAATTTCTGTGACTCCGGCCTGGACATCCACCGTATACAGTGAAGCTTATGCTGTTTATATCGATTATAACGGAGATGGCGATTTTACAGACAGCGGAGAATTGGCATGGTCTAAAACAGGATCTACGACCAGTCCGGCCACGGGATCTATCACCATTCCGGCTACAGCAGCATTGGGCAGCACCAGAATGAGAGTCATGATGCAGTATAGTTCTGTTCCTTCCTCCTCCTGCGGAACATACACCTACGGACAGGTTGAAGATTATACACTGAATATTGTCTCTTCAGGACGCGGAGATCTTTCCGGAACGAAAGAACTGATCACCGATATTAAATTATATCCCAATCCGGTACAGAATGTTCTGAATATTTCAAACACCACCTCGGAAGAATACAGAATCTTCGATATGGGTGGAAAGTTAATTGATTCAGGAAATCTTCAAAGAGGATCTGTGAACGTAAGCAATCTTATCAAAGGTGCCTACATGATTCAGATCGGAGAAGTCAGCAAAAGATTTATTAAAAACTAA
- the leuD gene encoding 3-isopropylmalate dehydratase small subunit, with amino-acid sequence MQKLVVIQSRAVPLPVENIDTDQIIPARFLKSIDKKGFGNNLFRDWRYHVHTQEPNADFVLNKPEYSGEILVAGNNFGCGSSREHAAWALTDYGFKVVISSFFADIFKGNALNNGLLPVKVSEIFLKEILEGITENPESEIMIDVEQQSVTFGGKTENFEIDSYKKICLLNGYDDIDFLISRKQAIKEFELKTQKQYEQKF; translated from the coding sequence ATGCAGAAATTAGTGGTAATACAATCCCGGGCGGTTCCTCTGCCGGTAGAAAATATAGATACGGATCAGATTATTCCGGCAAGATTTTTAAAAAGCATTGACAAAAAAGGTTTTGGAAATAACCTCTTCAGAGACTGGAGGTATCATGTACACACCCAGGAGCCCAATGCTGATTTCGTCCTCAATAAACCGGAATACAGTGGAGAAATTCTCGTTGCAGGAAATAATTTCGGCTGTGGGAGCAGTCGCGAACATGCAGCATGGGCTTTGACGGATTACGGCTTCAAGGTAGTGATATCCAGTTTTTTTGCAGATATTTTCAAAGGGAATGCCCTGAATAACGGATTATTACCCGTGAAAGTCTCTGAGATATTCTTAAAAGAAATATTGGAGGGCATAACAGAAAATCCGGAAAGTGAAATAATGATTGACGTAGAACAGCAGAGCGTCACTTTCGGTGGTAAGACGGAAAACTTTGAAATTGATTCGTATAAAAAAATATGCCTGCTGAATGGTTATGATGATATCGACTTTTTAATCAGCAGGAAACAGGCGATAAAAGAATTTGAACTAAAAACACAAAAACAGTATGAGCAAAAATTTTAA